AACCTTTCTAAAGATGGTGAAAACTGTATGTCCAAGTAGGACCCCTTTCCCACTTTTCCTGTGTATGTTACACAGAACCAACAAAACTGGCTGACCAAGGTCCCTGAAAGTCTCCAAAGCCCATTTTATACTGCAGATGTCTTCCTACACACTCATTTGTCCAGCCCTGCCTTTGGCTCTCCCTGGGAGCGCCAGTTCCACACCGCATTCAGAATGTCCGTGTCCTCACATTCATTACGGAGCCTTGACCTCCGGCAAGGACCACACCTCCGCGCCCACTGCTCTATTCAGAGACGGAGGCTGCGACCTCAGTCACAAGGTTGAGGTCTCGCTCATTAGGAAGGCTAACTAGTCGTGAAGTTAACCCACCAGCATTACCACATCAAACTCCTCTGCTGCCTGAAGCGGTGTTATTTTAAACCTCTCTGGGGACTGTTGGCCAAATTTAAAACCACCTTGGCAAGCCCTGAAAAGTAGCAAGCATACAGCTAAAATGAGTACTTAGTCATCCCTAAAAGGCTCTATATAAAGTGTGCCGTTTCCCCCCAGGTTTCGGCCACTTCGCAGCAATCCCACCagggaattaaataaaataaacgcCATTGACTCCCCCGCTTCAAACGTCTTCCCAGGTGGGGTGGCCCCTCAGCCGCCGGGTGCGGGAGtcctgggggcggggcggggcaggGGAGGGGCCGCACCACTCCCCGGCGATGCCACGCACGGGGGCTGGCACTCAGCTCTCACTCTGCCCGCCAGTTTAACGCTCTCCGTCGTTGCTCCTAAAGGCTGAGTATAATTAAGGAGCGAGTGAGCGTTCTGCCTTGACACGGTTAAGTTATTTAAAGAGTTAAAGAGCATCTCCTCCAAAATGTTTGCACCCTTTAGGCCGAGTGCGGTGTCCTTAACGCCCAGGAACGCTGCCCGGCCAAAGGTTAACCCGAGAGCTCGGTGGGAAAGGGAGATGCTGCTAACCTGTATGCACTCTGTAATGGGCTTTGAGATGGGAGGATTTTCCATAGACTTTCCCACAGCCACTGTAGGGGCACTTGTGCCTCTTTTCGGAGGCGTGTTTCCCCTTCGCCAttccagggtggagaagggagagcgGGCTGGGCGCGCTGCCAGGATCCTGTCTCTCCTCCGGGCTGTGGGAAGGACTCGACCCAGATTCGGTGGTCACGTCGCTGTCGGATCCCATATCCTCGTCGGGACTCTCCAGACTGTCGCTGCACACCGAGGGGGTCTGGATGGGTCGGTACTTGTTCAGGTCCAACAAGCTCTTGGCGATGGTGACCAGCGTGCAGTAATCCTTCCAGGTGTCCCCCGGGTCACCGTGCTCCTTGGTCACCTCGCGCTCAGGTAGTCGCAGCCGTTCGGCGTCCGGAGCGCCCCCATGCTCCGGCACCGCAGCGCGGTTCGAAATGGAAACCAGACACTGAGCAGCCACGAAGTCCATGTAAGCGGCCGCGGACATGGTGCGGGCGACGGCAGCCCAGGCGGCGCGGCCAAACTTCGCTGTGGCTGCGGAGGTTCGGCTAGCCCTGCCCTCGCCTCGGACGACAAGCGCTGCGCGGCGCGGCGGCCAAGGGGGCGGGGGCGCGGGGCGCTTCCGACTCGCAGGAGCGCCGAGGCGACCTCAGCCCTTCATCTATACGTAACCAGCAGCGCCTCCGCACGCAGCATCCACGGCCCCCGGCTCTGCCGCGCTGCCGGCTCTCGCTGTCGCCCCTGCCCCGCGCCGGGCGCGATCCCCCCGACGGGCGCGCCGGCCCCTCTGAGCCAGCTCCCTTGGAAAGATGCCACACGTGGCGGTCGCAAGTTTATTCGATTGAAAACGCCCCCGAGGCGTTGGAAGAGGAAACTGCAAGAAGGGCACACGCCCTCGGCCGTCTCTCCGTCGAGCCAAAGCCCCAGTACATTCACTCGACCACCCAGTCGCCGGTGGGAAGGCCTGGGCCAAGCGTCAGTTCGAAGAGACACTTTTCCCCCAGTCCACTGACGGCTTCTGAGCCCCCGCGCCTGCCGGTCCGCACCGTTCCGGCATTCTCTTGCTCAGTAACAATTTCGCAGAATCCCATCACGTCACAATCCAACCCCCCTCCAATTGGCCAGCGGGGAGGGTGATTCAACTCTGTTTACTTTCTCCCCCCTGCCAGTCAGAACGGCCTTTCGGTGGAGAGGTGCGTCTAGAACTGAAGCGTGCGGCCAATCCGACTGTTCCCTTTCGATGCCTCGTGCTACCCCTACAGCCTCGAACGCCGACTTTTAAAAGGGTAATAGCCGGAAGGCTGGAAGGGAGAAGCCGCGCATCTTCGCGAGTACATCTCTCTCCCGGAGCTCGTCCAGGCCTCCTGGCTCACATTTCAGTTTGTGGAGCTTTGGGACGCACCTCCCCTAGGTGCGCGCTCGTTTCTATGACAAAAGAGAACTTCAGCTTCGATTTTCCAGCTCGCAAACAGTTAAGTGACTTCCTGCAAACGCTACAGTCCCAGCAACCAACCCTCCAATCAAAAGTAAGTCGGTTGATGTCACTGACATTGGCTCAGCCAATCAGAAGGGCGTTCCAAAAGCAAGCGCTGAACACTTGTAAACGCGAAGGGCTGTAGTGAAACTGGACACATCCTTGTATTTTGTGTTGCTGGTAGTAAAAGTGAGATGTGTATGGAAGGGCAGGGGTGATGAACAAATGTGATGTGAATCTATAATGAACacaactaaacaaaaacaaactccaaaTATGTCAGGCTAAGCTGTGCAAGAACAAACACAAATGAGAAagtaccaattctttttttttttttagtttgtggaTGCAGCATACTTttgggcagattttttttttttattcttcctttcaaTACATTAACTACTACCAGTTTGCCGTAAAAACTCAGAGCCCATAAAAGTTGTTTTAAAGTATCGTCTTCCTACTGTCCAACTATTCTTATATTGAAATACCCCGTCTTTGCTTTTGTGATATTTCTAAAGCCCTCTGTGTTCCTGATGCAATTTAATTTAGTTTTGAAGCTATTCCCACCCACCTTTCAAATAAATGGAGACGTTATCCCCTGTtcatataactttttaaaatcacTCATTCTCAGTACATTTCTTCCCACAGACCCCTGCCTGGTTATTAGGGGGTGTTTCTCttccctcactttacagatgtggAGACTGAAGCACACAGAAGTGACTTGTCCACCTTATCAGGTAGGTAGTGACAGAGCTTAATTGGGACCAAGAATCACCTGATTTCTAGCTCTTTGTGCTTTATAACTGAGCCCACTGATTTTGTGAAATATTAACTGTGCTAAGGAGATTCTTATGAACTCAAACCAACCAGAGATCCTTAGCTTTGAATATTAGGGCATTCCTTGATCAACGATTAGTATGGATCTTGGAGTCTGATTAACTTGGTTTGCCTCTTCCTCTGAATAAACAACGGGGTTATTTTCCATCTTGATAGCCGATCAAAGAATCTAGGGCTAATGTCTTTTGCAGAAGGCATGGTGACAGCACAGttgattaaaaatacatttactttCCTAACTGGGTGTGAGAGGTACCTTCCGCTATGTGAGTAGATCTAGCGAGGTCTACCCATGATTCCACTGGCTGTTAACCTTTGTCTCCTGAGATTTTACACCGAGTTCTTGTTTTCTCagagacccactgccatcgagtacattccaacttgtagagaccccatagggtttccaagactgtaaatctttacaaaaacagactgccacatctttctcctgcagagctgctggtggtttcaaaccactgacctttcaattagcagtagAGCcctttgaccactgcaccaccagggcgcctttctAAGTGTCCCAAATTAACCCTCCCTGTTTGGAGGCCAGGATAGTTTATTTTGCCTTTGCTTTTGAAGTGGTACAGGTGACTGCATGGGGGAAGGCAAGTGTAGAAAGAGCATGCTGGTCACCCAttaccatcaccatcatcgtcaTTATCCCTGTCTCCTTTTATTGTGGGCTtattctgtgccaggccctgtgccaggtACCCTGCATGAATGAACATTCCCAACAGCTCTGTAAGGTAGGTGCATCATAGTATGTAAAAGTGAAGACATCTTCAGAGTTCTGGTACACTAATCGCCTTAATTTTAAAAGGAATCCCTTGgcggtacaaatgattaacacgcttagctgctaaccgaaaagtgagaggtttgagtccacccaggggcacctcggaagaaagcctgatgatctatttccaaaaaattagccattgaaatctATTTTGatacacatgaagtcaccatgaatcagagtcaactcaatggcaagtggttttaatttttaaaaagaacccaCTGAAGCTCAGGGGAGTCTGCCTACTTCATGATTTTTCTGGGACAAACGCTGTCCCCAAGGTTTTCACTTAGAACACAGCACCTTTGCTTGCCTCTTGAAGGCCCAGCGGAAATACCAGCGAGACCAGCCCAATACCAGCAGGATCTCTCTGGGATCCCTATGGTCCCAGCATGTATGGCCTCTCAGGCTGCATTTTAACTGGCCTTTTGTCAGTGAAACAGAGTCCATGACCCTGGCACCTTCAAAGAACCCCCAGTTAACACTGGGGTTATTCTGGTGAAGAAGAAGCTCTGTGATCTTTCCATGAAGATTGTAATCCAGGAACCTGAATAAATCAATCACCTTaggttgttttaaaatatatatatatataacttttccCTCCCTTACTTCTTGCCCTCTTCTCTTTAATATTGCTTGGATTGGTCGTGAACCTTGAACTCATTAAATTCGGAATAATAAATAGTAAAATAAGACTGAGATTTCAGCCACATGAATTTCTTTTACTATTTCCAAACATTAGCACTGCCTGGCTTGATTTAGAATATATTTCTAAacccagaaagtctagagttgtACAATgttctctcccttttccttttttccactcaTTCATCCTCCGGATATTTAAGTTCTTGGCCATGAGCGAGGCATGGGGAATACAGAAATGAGAGTCTATCCTCATGGGGCTGTTatgttaaatatatgtataaagtaATATATATCACAACAAGTAACAATTCCTACATCAGGATTTGTCTTATATTTTCAAGAACAGTGCTTCCTTGTGGTGTTGGGATGCGTATTATAATGGTTTTATGATTAAAACCAGCTTATGCTGTTTTGCCAGCATGTAGTTGTCTCCATTAAAATTCTGGCAAAATAAATTAGCCCAAATTAATATGAATCATTCCTAATGAAAATGAATAATTTACCAGCAAAGTATATATTACACCAGATAAATACATAAGAGCTCTGTTTTCCCCCAAGTTAGTCTTTGTAAACACACATTTCAAATCCACACAAACCAACTGGGTGGAGCATGAAAATTC
The sequence above is drawn from the Elephas maximus indicus isolate mEleMax1 chromosome 9, mEleMax1 primary haplotype, whole genome shotgun sequence genome and encodes:
- the LOC126082493 gene encoding uncharacterized protein LOC126082493 translates to MVRATAAQAARPNFAVAAEVRLALPSPRTTSAARRGGQGGGGAGRFRLAGAPSIHGPRLCRAAGSRCRPCPAPGAIPPTGAPAPLSQLPWKDATRGGRKFIRLKTPPRRWKRKLQEGHTPSAVSPSSQSPTPAPAGPHRSGILLLSNNFAESHHVTIQPPSNWPAGRVIQLCLLSPPCQSERPFGGEVRLELKRAANPTVPFRCLVLPLQPRTPTFKRVIAGRLEGRSRASSRVHLSPGARPGLLAHISVCGALGRTSPRCALVSMTKENFSFDFPARKQLSDFLQTLQSQQPTLQSKMWRLKHTEVTCPPYQQEQHDPQVRCRSGRKQVRLDTMLWYSSSKSSLQKSCSWVQNEATNKYTCIYHSGEQEQL
- the KLF9 gene encoding Krueppel-like factor 9, translating into MSAAAYMDFVAAQCLVSISNRAAVPEHGGAPDAERLRLPEREVTKEHGDPGDTWKDYCTLVTIAKSLLDLNKYRPIQTPSVCSDSLESPDEDMGSDSDVTTESGSSPSHSPEERQDPGSAPSPLSLLHPGMAKGKHASEKRHKCPYSGCGKVYGKSSHLKAHYRVHTGERPFPCTWPDCLKKFSRSDELTRHYRTHTGEKQFRCPLCEKRFMRSDHLTKHARRHTEFHPSMIKRSKKALANAL